Genomic segment of Paenibacillaceae bacterium GAS479:
AGCGAGGCATTCACGAAACCGCGGAACAGCGCCTGTGGGCGGTTCGGGCGGGAGGTGAACTCCGGATGGAATTGGACAGCCAAGAACCAAGGATGGCTCGGCAGTTCAACCATCTCAACGAGGCGGCCATCCGGTGAGGTACCGGAAATGAGCAGGCCAGCCTTCTCCACCTGTTCGCGGTACTGATTGTTGAACTCGTACCGATGACGGTGACGCTCATAAACCAGCTCGTCGTTGTACTCGCGAGCAGCCAGGGAGCCTTCCACGACTTTGCAAGGATACAGGCCAAGGCGCATCGTACCGCCCAGATCCTCAATATCCTTCTGCTCCGGAAGCAGGTCGATAACCGGATATGTTGTCGTCGGATTAATTTCCGAACTATTTGCGCCTTCCAAACCAACTACGTTACGGGCATATTCAATGACGGCTACTTGCATGCCGAGACAAATACCGAAGAATGGAATTTGCTTCTCACGAGCATAACGGATTGCCGCTACTTTGCCCTCGATGCCACGATCGCCAAAACCGCCAGGAACGAGAATTCCCTTCACGCCGCCAAGTTGCTTACCGGCGTTCTCGTCAGTCAGCTCCTCTGCGTCGACCCAGCGAATGTTAACCTCGGAGTCCGCCTCAATACCAGCATGCGCCAGCGATTCCACGATACTGAGATAAGCGTCATGCAAGGCAACATACTTGCCTACAATTGCGATCTCGGTGGAGTGCTTGAGGTTTTTGACACGATCAACAAGCTGTTTCCATTCCGTCATATCCGGCTCTGGAGCACTCAGCTTCAAATGGTTGACCACGTACTCGTCCAACCCTTGCTCCTGAAGCATCAGAGGAACCTCGTACAGTGTGGAAGCATCGCGACATTCAATGACGGCGTTCGGATCGATATCGCAGAACAATGCGATTTTACGCTTCATTTCCTCGGAGATGGTCTTCTCCGTCCGGCAAACGATAACGTTCGGCTGGATGCCAATGCTGCGCAGTTCCTTAACGCTATGCTGGGTCGGCTTGGTTTTCACTTCGCCAGCTGCCTTAATATAAGGGATTAGCGTCACATGAACATACATCACGTTGTCGCGGCCAATGTCACTCTTGATCTGACGAATCGCTTCCAGGAACGGAAGGCTCTCGATATCGCCGACCGTGCCGCCGATTTCGGTAATGACGACATCCGAGCCCGCCTCGCGGCCGGCGCGGAAGACGCGCTCTTTAATTTCATTCGTAATATGAGGGATAACCTGAACCGTTCCGCCGAGGTATTCACCGCGACGCTCCTTTGTAATAACGGAGGAGTAGACCTTACCGGTCGTCACATTGCTGTTCTTGGAAAGGTTGATGTCGATAAAGCGCTCGTAATGGCCCAGATCAAGATCTGTTTCCGCTCCGTCGTCCGTGACAAAAACCTCGCCGTGCTGGTACGGGCTCATCGTTCCCGGATCCACGTTGATGTACGGATCGAATTTCTGAATGGTTACCTTGAGGCCACGGTTCTTGAGCAGCCTTCCGAGCGAAGCTGCGGTAATCCCTTTGCCAAGAGACGACACCACACCGCCCGTTACAAAGATATATTTCGTCACTGTTAGTACCCTCCATGCTCCTATGGTTAGTTAAAGGTTGCCCAGGCCGGCCATAAATCATGGCGCGAACCCCATATAAAAACAAAAAAAGTGTCACCCGTATAAGGGGGCACTTTCTTCAATCACCCGTGCAAATATACAGGCTGCCCGCAGCGGCATCCACTTACCGGATCCCTGCGCCTACAGCCTTAAGCTGATGATAAATTTCACAGTACGCTCCAAAAAGCCCATGCAATAGTGTACTTCACGGCAGATGTACTGTCAAGGACAAGCAACCACTCCAGTTATGTTGTAAGAAGGTAACCCTATACCTGTTCTGACGCACAAAAGCGCTCTCCGACAAACGCCGGGAGCGCTCTTTTGTTAGTCCCTTGAATCTGACTTGGGTTATGGGTTTAAATGGCGGGCGAGGAACTTCTCCAAGGCACGATAGAAATCAAGCTGATTTTCCAAATT
This window contains:
- a CDS encoding CTP synthase; the encoded protein is MTKYIFVTGGVVSSLGKGITAASLGRLLKNRGLKVTIQKFDPYINVDPGTMSPYQHGEVFVTDDGAETDLDLGHYERFIDINLSKNSNVTTGKVYSSVITKERRGEYLGGTVQVIPHITNEIKERVFRAGREAGSDVVITEIGGTVGDIESLPFLEAIRQIKSDIGRDNVMYVHVTLIPYIKAAGEVKTKPTQHSVKELRSIGIQPNVIVCRTEKTISEEMKRKIALFCDIDPNAVIECRDASTLYEVPLMLQEQGLDEYVVNHLKLSAPEPDMTEWKQLVDRVKNLKHSTEIAIVGKYVALHDAYLSIVESLAHAGIEADSEVNIRWVDAEELTDENAGKQLGGVKGILVPGGFGDRGIEGKVAAIRYAREKQIPFFGICLGMQVAVIEYARNVVGLEGANSSEINPTTTYPVIDLLPEQKDIEDLGGTMRLGLYPCKVVEGSLAAREYNDELVYERHRHRYEFNNQYREQVEKAGLLISGTSPDGRLVEMVELPSHPWFLAVQFHPEFTSRPNRPQALFRGFVNASLKTGE